The proteins below are encoded in one region of Rhizobacter sp.:
- a CDS encoding AAA family ATPase, whose translation MQLRHLAIPNFRNLRGLVINFATHLEPRPGAEGTAAPKAIRSHALIGQNGTGKSNLIEALITLFRDVDLDRDAAFDYTLEYEIRGHVVRIQADLAKQRRPFVWVDGERVSQDYLNKNDPADKTPRDERRGPRLLPSHVFAYYSGRNERIEALFQDHQKRFNGRQEITADEVIRGDLFASYKAPKEMIALEAALRDFEGRQENELSPTELTNLARIRDALKPLYEQRSRFLSSTESEHRRRSAKLGDDRLRRLFYCRGGHSQLVLLACLLSDDPVFQKVLKTLHIESLESALFVLKEPYRLREKRRNGKFDEVELNEGDPRFWYARGSVVSEFLDSLWQVAWAPIEQEVTQQIDFRGRTEKQRQLYLYVPNQAKLQELGRLVGGTDSFFRYAEGAYIGDLIEEVRITVRKRVDGNDAHDGKVGFTQLSEGELQMLTVLGLMRITREDHCLFLLDEPDTHLNPIWKLRYFDDIEGVLHQDGEALMQGASQVLITTHDPMMIGSLKREQVHILRRQAGHTTVETPDEHPQGMGVTGLLKSELFGLSSTLDVETERRLFRRNELFVKQPRTAEEDAELTRLSAELADLGFSTADFRDPDYALFVRKMAEHRKFRKPTLSPEEQAEQNRVADEIIDEILREEAGK comes from the coding sequence ATGCAGTTGCGGCACCTGGCGATCCCGAACTTCCGCAACCTGCGTGGTCTGGTCATCAACTTCGCCACCCACCTCGAACCCCGGCCGGGCGCTGAGGGCACGGCGGCGCCCAAGGCCATCCGCAGCCACGCGCTGATCGGCCAGAACGGCACTGGCAAGTCCAACCTGATCGAGGCGCTGATCACCCTCTTCCGCGACGTGGACCTCGACCGCGACGCCGCCTTCGACTACACGCTGGAATACGAAATTCGCGGGCATGTGGTGCGCATTCAGGCCGACCTGGCCAAGCAGCGCCGGCCGTTCGTGTGGGTCGATGGCGAGCGGGTCAGCCAGGACTACCTGAACAAGAACGACCCGGCCGACAAAACGCCACGTGACGAGCGCCGCGGCCCGCGCCTGCTGCCCTCGCACGTGTTCGCCTACTACTCGGGCCGCAACGAGCGCATCGAGGCGCTGTTTCAGGATCACCAAAAGCGCTTCAATGGGCGACAAGAGATCACCGCCGACGAAGTGATTCGAGGTGACCTTTTTGCTTCATATAAGGCGCCCAAAGAAATGATTGCCTTGGAGGCAGCGCTGCGAGATTTCGAGGGTCGACAAGAGAACGAACTTTCGCCGACTGAGCTCACGAACCTTGCACGTATCCGGGATGCACTTAAGCCACTCTATGAGCAGCGCAGTCGGTTTTTGTCGTCAACCGAATCGGAGCATCGCAGGCGATCCGCGAAGTTGGGGGATGACCGCCTGCGCCGCCTGTTCTATTGCCGTGGTGGCCACAGTCAGCTGGTACTGCTGGCTTGCCTGCTGTCGGACGATCCGGTGTTCCAGAAGGTGTTGAAGACCCTGCACATCGAGTCGCTGGAGTCGGCCTTGTTTGTGTTGAAAGAGCCCTACCGGCTGCGCGAAAAGCGCCGCAATGGCAAATTCGACGAGGTGGAGCTGAACGAGGGCGACCCGCGCTTCTGGTACGCCCGAGGCAGCGTGGTGAGCGAGTTTCTGGACAGCCTGTGGCAAGTGGCCTGGGCGCCCATCGAGCAAGAGGTCACCCAGCAGATCGACTTTCGTGGGCGCACCGAGAAGCAGCGCCAGCTGTACCTGTACGTGCCCAACCAAGCCAAATTGCAGGAGCTGGGCCGCCTGGTTGGCGGCACCGACAGTTTCTTCCGCTACGCCGAGGGTGCCTACATCGGCGACCTGATCGAGGAGGTGCGCATCACCGTCAGGAAGCGCGTGGATGGTAACGATGCACATGACGGCAAGGTCGGTTTCACCCAGCTGTCAGAAGGCGAGTTGCAGATGCTCACCGTGCTGGGCCTGATGCGCATCACCCGCGAAGACCACTGCCTGTTCCTGCTCGACGAGCCCGACACGCACCTGAACCCGATCTGGAAGCTGCGCTACTTTGATGACATCGAGGGTGTGCTCCACCAGGACGGCGAGGCCTTGATGCAAGGCGCCTCGCAGGTGCTGATCACCACGCACGACCCGATGATGATCGGCAGCCTCAAACGCGAGCAGGTCCACATCCTGCGCCGGCAGGCAGGCCACACCACGGTCGAAACGCCGGACGAGCACCCGCAGGGCATGGGTGTGACGGGGCTGCTCAAGAGCGAGCTGTTTGGCCTGTCGTCGACCCTGGATGTTGAAACCGAGCGCCGCCTGTTCCGACGCAATGAGCTGTTCGTCAAGCAGCCTCGCACGGCCGAAGAAGATGCCGAGCTGACCCGCCTGTCGGCCGAATTGGCGGACCTCGGTTTTTCGACGGCGGACTTCCGCGACCCAGATTACGCGCTGTTCGTGCGCAAGATGGCGGAACACCGCAAGTTCCGCAAACCCACGCTCAGCCCAGAAGAGCAGGCCGAGCAGAACAGGGTGGCCGACGAGATCATCGACGAGATCCTCCGCGAGGAGGCCGGCAAGTGA
- a CDS encoding DUF91 domain-containing protein yields the protein MPIHHAIWRVGEQPVPLFSSRLASEQQLEDMIVRDPSILSSEWMLIGRQEVTSHSGRVDLLAIAPDASLVLIELKRDRTPREIIAQALDYASWVEQLTPTAWRRSSRGSPVVRAWMLRSRSASVWSSTKRCSISRTRSSSWPPSSTRRPNASSAI from the coding sequence ATGCCCATCCATCACGCCATCTGGCGCGTCGGCGAACAGCCTGTGCCGCTTTTCTCCAGCCGACTAGCCAGCGAGCAGCAGCTCGAAGACATGATCGTGCGGGACCCGAGCATCCTGTCGAGCGAGTGGATGCTCATCGGTCGCCAAGAGGTGACATCGCACAGTGGGCGTGTCGACCTCTTGGCGATCGCACCGGACGCCTCGCTTGTGTTGATCGAGCTCAAGCGCGACCGCACGCCGCGCGAGATCATTGCCCAGGCGCTGGACTACGCCTCATGGGTCGAGCAGCTGACGCCGACCGCGTGGCGCAGATCTTCCCGCGGTTCTCCGGTGGTAAGAGCCTGGATGTTGCGTTCCAGGAGCGCTTCGGTGTGGAGCTCGACGAAGAGATGCTCAATCAGTCGCACCAGATCATCATCGTGGCCGCCGAGCTCGACCCGTCGACCGAACGCATCATCGGCTATCTGA
- a CDS encoding restriction endonuclease subunit S, which yields MDAQQFLAEFGHVANAPGGVTRLRELVLFLAVRGELVARLPVDHARVAKIRLGLDHSKTLERRTRFRVLEPVAAPDAPYPVTDGWMWARLGELVEVLDGLRQPITKSHRKPGQIPYYGASGIVDYIAEHIFDEDLVLVGEDGARWGRGEPTAFKISGKSWVNNHVHVLRPNRELIADDYLVIVLTEMELSGFITGMTVPKLNQQRLISIPIPLPPTEEQSRIVAKVDELMALCDLLEKQQQDRRKLQNAMRQSTLQALASAENPHELHESWQRLQANFGQLVFEPGDVDDVIAELKNLAVRGHLEAASAVPVDMVQIKSDCSELRAKYIASGVMRRQKLVGPAENDVGYPEHWGVTSFDEVAVVIGGVTKGRNLRGKKTLACPYLSVANVQRGYFKLASLKSIEIAEDELTKYAVHEGDLLITEGGDWDKVGRTAIWRGGVPNCLHQNHVFKARVPSDHLLNEWVELVFNSGVGRDYFAGASKQTTNLASINMTQLRGFPLPVPPLDEQRRILKKLADLTAQCNAWRDQLDKKVKLSALLANAVVAGLTGMDFEQQEEAVKAPQTELIAPLRLCALPDVKDQAPLATLLARHQGEMSARDLWQRFGGEIDDFYAQLKTEVAHGWITEPPVAQVRTKTAETAAG from the coding sequence ATGGACGCGCAGCAGTTTCTGGCGGAATTCGGGCATGTTGCCAATGCACCGGGAGGTGTGACGAGGCTTCGTGAGTTGGTGCTCTTCCTTGCGGTTCGGGGTGAGCTTGTTGCTCGGCTCCCAGTCGATCATGCGCGGGTGGCAAAGATTCGCTTAGGTCTTGACCATTCGAAGACTTTGGAAAGGCGAACTCGGTTTCGAGTTCTAGAACCCGTGGCTGCCCCAGACGCGCCATATCCAGTAACTGATGGATGGATGTGGGCGCGCCTCGGTGAGTTGGTCGAAGTCCTTGATGGACTTCGACAGCCGATCACTAAGAGCCACCGAAAGCCTGGTCAAATTCCGTACTACGGGGCATCTGGCATCGTCGACTACATCGCTGAACACATCTTCGATGAGGACCTTGTTTTGGTCGGCGAAGATGGAGCCCGTTGGGGCCGGGGCGAGCCAACAGCGTTCAAGATTTCAGGTAAGTCCTGGGTGAATAACCATGTCCACGTACTCAGGCCCAACCGAGAGCTCATAGCGGACGACTATTTGGTCATCGTTCTCACTGAGATGGAGTTGAGCGGTTTCATCACCGGCATGACCGTTCCAAAGCTCAATCAACAGCGCTTGATTTCCATTCCGATACCGCTGCCTCCTACTGAAGAGCAATCCCGCATCGTCGCCAAAGTCGATGAACTAATGGCACTGTGTGATCTTCTGGAGAAGCAACAACAAGACCGACGCAAGCTGCAAAACGCCATGCGCCAGTCCACCCTGCAGGCCCTGGCCAGCGCCGAAAATCCGCACGAACTACATGAGAGCTGGCAACGCCTGCAAGCCAACTTTGGACAACTGGTGTTCGAGCCCGGTGATGTTGATGATGTGATTGCCGAACTAAAGAATCTGGCAGTCCGCGGACATCTCGAAGCCGCTTCTGCAGTTCCAGTGGACATGGTGCAGATCAAGTCAGACTGCTCCGAACTGCGTGCCAAATACATCGCGTCAGGCGTCATGCGTCGGCAGAAGCTGGTCGGCCCAGCTGAGAACGATGTGGGCTATCCGGAACATTGGGGTGTGACCTCGTTTGACGAGGTGGCGGTGGTGATCGGCGGCGTGACCAAAGGGCGCAATCTCCGAGGCAAGAAGACATTGGCGTGTCCCTACCTCTCCGTTGCAAACGTGCAGCGCGGTTACTTCAAGCTCGCCAGTCTCAAGTCGATTGAAATCGCCGAAGACGAACTGACGAAGTACGCGGTACATGAAGGCGATTTGCTCATCACCGAAGGTGGTGACTGGGACAAGGTCGGCCGTACCGCCATCTGGCGAGGGGGTGTTCCAAATTGCCTTCACCAGAACCATGTATTCAAGGCCAGAGTTCCCAGTGATCACCTCTTGAACGAATGGGTGGAACTGGTCTTCAACTCGGGCGTTGGCCGGGACTACTTTGCGGGTGCTTCCAAGCAAACGACCAACCTTGCGTCGATCAACATGACGCAGCTGCGAGGATTCCCATTGCCGGTCCCTCCGCTGGATGAGCAACGGCGGATTCTCAAGAAGCTGGCCGACTTGACCGCTCAGTGCAATGCCTGGCGAGACCAGCTCGACAAGAAGGTCAAGTTGTCGGCGCTACTGGCCAACGCTGTTGTCGCTGGTCTCACAGGCATGGACTTCGAACAACAGGAGGAAGCCGTGAAAGCACCCCAAACCGAACTGATCGCCCCACTCCGGCTGTGTGCCTTGCCGGACGTCAAGGACCAGGCGCCACTCGCCACCTTGCTGGCCCGTCACCAAGGCGAGATGTCGGCCCGCGACCTGTGGCAGCGCTTCGGCGGTGAGATCGATGATTTCTACGCGCAGCTCAAGACCGAAGTGGCCCATGGGTGGATCACCGAGCCCCCGGTGGCCCAGGTGCGCACCAAGACGGCTGAAACCGCAGCGGGCTGA
- a CDS encoding DUF1016 family protein: MSGKSVEPTPQLLGDIRQLIEQSRQQLASTVNSALTLLYWHIGQRIRTEVLQGQRGGYGERIVSALARQLEAEYGRGFSEKNLRHMLRFAEAFPDEPTVSAARRQLSWTHLKALIYIADPLKRDFYLQMCQQEGWSTRTLQDRMDSQLFERTALSKQPAELIAQELATLRQTGEIQPALVLKDPYVLDFLGLQDRYVEKDLEDAILRELEGFLLELGAGFSFVARQKRIQLDQDDFYIDLLFYNRRLKRLVAIDLKLGDFKAEYKGQMELYLRWLAKHEQEPGEAPPLGIILCSGHKKREQIELLELDASGIHVAEYLTALPSKEVLQAKLHEAIALSRARLDHRSGDEV; the protein is encoded by the coding sequence ATGAGCGGCAAGTCGGTTGAACCCACCCCTCAGCTGCTGGGCGACATTCGCCAGCTCATCGAGCAAAGCCGCCAGCAGCTGGCCAGCACGGTCAACAGCGCGCTCACCCTGCTGTATTGGCACATCGGCCAGCGCATCCGCACCGAGGTGCTGCAAGGCCAGCGGGGCGGCTATGGGGAACGCATAGTCTCCGCGCTGGCGAGACAATTGGAAGCCGAGTACGGGCGGGGCTTTTCCGAGAAAAACCTGCGCCACATGCTGCGTTTTGCAGAAGCCTTTCCTGACGAGCCAACCGTCTCCGCAGCGCGGAGACAATTGAGCTGGACCCACCTCAAAGCGCTGATCTACATCGCTGACCCGCTCAAGCGCGACTTCTACCTGCAGATGTGCCAGCAAGAAGGGTGGAGCACCCGCACCCTGCAAGACCGCATGGACTCGCAACTGTTCGAGCGCACGGCCTTGTCCAAACAACCTGCCGAGCTGATCGCGCAAGAGCTGGCCACCCTGCGCCAGACCGGCGAGATCCAGCCCGCCCTGGTGCTCAAAGACCCGTATGTGCTCGACTTCCTGGGCCTGCAAGACCGCTACGTCGAAAAAGACCTGGAAGACGCCATCCTGCGCGAGCTCGAAGGCTTTTTGCTGGAGCTGGGTGCGGGCTTCAGCTTCGTGGCGCGGCAAAAGCGCATCCAGCTCGACCAGGACGACTTCTACATCGACCTGCTCTTCTACAACCGGCGCTTGAAGCGCCTGGTGGCCATCGACCTGAAGCTCGGCGACTTCAAGGCCGAATACAAGGGCCAGATGGAGCTGTACCTGCGCTGGCTCGCCAAACACGAGCAGGAGCCGGGCGAAGCCCCACCCCTGGGCATCATCTTGTGCAGCGGCCACAAGAAGCGCGAGCAGATCGAGCTGCTGGAGCTGGACGCCAGCGGCATTCACGTGGCCGAGTACCTCACCGCCCTGCCATCCAAGGAAGTGCTGCAAGCCAAGCTGCACGAAGCCATCGCGCTGTCGCGCGCACGGCTGGACCACCGCAGCGGGGACGAGGTCTGA